Proteins co-encoded in one Paraburkholderia terrae genomic window:
- a CDS encoding peptidylprolyl isomerase, producing the protein MTLKNTRYWVLLAAFAAAPAFAQNIAVVNGTPIPKSRADALVAQLVQQGQQDSPKLQQAVREELVNREILMQEAIREGIPSKPDVKAQVAVAQQTVVLRALIENFVKKNQPTDAEVKAKYDELVKQIGGKEYHLHHILVDNEQQAKDLIAKIKAGASFEDLAKQFSKDPGSGKNGGDLDWSDPKAYVPEFAAAAEKLQKGQMTDAPVHTQFGWHIIRVDDVRQTPPPPFEQVKAQIAQQMQQEKLQAFEEDLRSKAKVQ; encoded by the coding sequence ATGACCTTGAAAAACACCCGCTACTGGGTCTTGCTGGCTGCATTTGCGGCCGCACCTGCATTCGCACAGAACATCGCCGTTGTGAACGGCACGCCGATTCCGAAGTCACGCGCCGATGCACTGGTCGCCCAACTCGTGCAGCAGGGTCAACAGGATTCGCCGAAGCTGCAACAGGCTGTTCGTGAAGAACTCGTGAACCGTGAAATCCTGATGCAGGAAGCGATCCGCGAAGGGATTCCGTCGAAGCCGGACGTCAAGGCGCAGGTCGCGGTTGCGCAGCAGACTGTGGTGCTGCGTGCGTTGATCGAAAATTTCGTGAAGAAGAACCAGCCGACGGATGCTGAAGTGAAGGCGAAGTACGACGAGCTGGTCAAGCAGATTGGCGGCAAGGAATATCACCTGCACCACATCCTCGTCGACAACGAGCAGCAGGCGAAGGATCTGATTGCGAAGATCAAGGCTGGCGCGAGCTTCGAAGACCTCGCGAAGCAGTTCTCGAAGGACCCGGGATCGGGCAAGAATGGTGGCGACCTCGACTGGTCGGATCCGAAGGCTTATGTGCCTGAGTTTGCCGCTGCCGCGGAGAAGCTGCAGAAAGGTCAGATGACGGATGCGCCGGTGCATACGCAGTTTGGGTGGCATATCATCCGCGTCGATGATGTGCGGCAGACGCCGCCGCCGCCGTTCGAGCAGGTGAAGGCTCAGATTGCGCAGCAGATGCAGCAGGAAAAGCTGCAGGCGTTTGAGGAGGACCTTCGGTCCAAGGCTAAGGTGCAGTAA